One genomic window of Spiroplasma endosymbiont of Diplazon laetatorius includes the following:
- a CDS encoding glycoside hydrolase family 1 protein, whose amino-acid sequence MSKFPKEFLWGASTSAYQVEGAIDQGGKVPSIMDRFDERETYPKGITGFKVASDHYNHWREDVAMMAEMGFKSYRFSISWPRIIKNVKGEINPEGIKFYNDLIDELLKNNIEPVVTMFHFDTPNFIDEIGGLDSHDFSKLFETYSKVLFENFGSKVKYWLTINELNMFALVGQIIGVISEKSKASKWQIMHNLNVAQARAIRLFRKMLPNAKIGPAPNISSVYPASSKPEDYQAKLNFDQIRNWTFLDIVCRGEYSNWFANYLKSINEEIEMTQEEKEILKDSKPDFIAFNYYTTMTVANATQEDYEQSLKNKDDQHSGMVFPGVGKTVKNPNLDKTQFGWEIDPIGFKNTLKDVWDRYQLPIMITENGLGARDVLTDDEKIHDDYRIEYYEKHIKYMAEAIADGVEMIGYMPWSAIDLVSTHEGISKRYGFVYVNRDEFDEKDMKRIRKDSFFWYKELIKNNGENLK is encoded by the coding sequence ATGAGTAAATTTCCAAAAGAATTTTTATGAGGAGCATCTACAAGTGCTTATCAAGTAGAAGGTGCAATTGACCAAGGTGGTAAAGTTCCTTCTATAATGGATAGATTTGATGAAAGAGAAACTTATCCAAAAGGTATTACTGGTTTTAAAGTAGCTTCAGATCATTACAATCATTGAAGAGAAGATGTTGCAATGATGGCTGAAATGGGCTTTAAATCTTATAGATTTTCAATCTCATGACCAAGAATAATTAAAAATGTTAAGGGAGAAATAAATCCTGAAGGTATAAAGTTTTATAATGATTTAATTGATGAATTATTAAAAAATAATATAGAACCTGTTGTTACAATGTTTCACTTTGACACACCAAACTTTATTGATGAAATTGGTGGTCTAGATAGTCACGACTTTTCAAAATTATTTGAAACCTATTCAAAAGTATTATTTGAAAACTTTGGTTCAAAAGTTAAATACTGACTTACAATAAACGAGCTTAATATGTTTGCTCTTGTTGGTCAAATCATTGGTGTTATTTCAGAAAAATCAAAAGCTTCTAAATGACAAATAATGCATAACTTAAATGTTGCTCAAGCAAGAGCTATTAGATTGTTTAGAAAAATGTTACCTAATGCAAAAATAGGTCCTGCTCCAAACATATCATCAGTTTATCCAGCCTCAAGCAAACCTGAAGATTACCAAGCTAAATTAAATTTTGATCAAATAAGAAACTGAACTTTCTTAGATATAGTTTGTAGAGGTGAATACAGTAATTGATTTGCAAACTACTTAAAATCAATTAATGAAGAAATAGAAATGACACAAGAAGAGAAAGAAATACTTAAAGATTCAAAACCTGATTTTATTGCTTTCAATTACTATACAACTATGACTGTTGCTAACGCAACTCAAGAAGATTATGAACAATCTTTAAAAAATAAAGACGATCAACATTCTGGAATGGTTTTCCCAGGTGTTGGAAAAACTGTTAAAAATCCAAACTTAGATAAAACTCAATTCGGATGAGAAATAGATCCAATTGGATTTAAAAACACTTTAAAAGATGTTTGAGATAGATATCAATTACCAATTATGATTACAGAAAATGGTCTTGGTGCAAGAGATGTTTTAACAGATGATGAAAAAATACACGATGATTACAGAATTGAATACTATGAAAAACATATTAAATATATGGCCGAAGCTATAGCTGATGGTGTTGAAATGATAGGTTATATGCCTTGAAGTGCAATCGACTTAGTTTCTACTCACGAAGGTATTTCAAAACGTTATGGATTCGTTTATGTTAACAGAGATGAATTTGATGAAAAAGATATGAAAAGAATTAGAAAAGATAGTTTCTTTTGATATAAAGAATTAATCAAAAATAATGGAGAAAACTTAAAATAA
- a CDS encoding glucose PTS transporter subunit IIA: MEINLYAPVDCEVKHISKCSDAVFSEKMLGDGIVVIPENGKFSLPFDKAKCKMTFDTKHAYGFKINNELDVLIHCGIDTVKLNGKPFTQKVKLEQNLKLNDAIFDVDLQVLKDNNVTSETPIVFDPSSAEDIQIVGLKEGKYKKGELICKVSYKSVAPAKSETGLKEFKSKYQLAGEYLVNAVGGKKNYSRVYNCMTRLRFNINDKSKVDEAKIKQNELVKGTNWAGDELQIIIGGECYKVREEIEKQDSYSGSTEDSKQKVKKSFGSIVMEGIAGIMVPIIPVIMAAGIFGALYAIALQTHIIVDIDKVGIKDADVFSVVLYVLQKVGLNLVGVFFIYNTVKYLGGTEVIAILIGLILVSRILFVPTGIESTPDDELKLGHWIFNADYQISGWFLFKIGNYPIVVKAYEGSVLPFIMAGFLCFYSDKWIKTWMPSSIDVVFRAALIVLMTVVPILFVAGPVLGFIEYLMTLLVGLIGQIPFGFGVAIFALIWQPLVLTGVHVAVAMTMMLPLMAGDPSVSSPMLPAVTIAVMGQLGVCIGVSIFTKNGNLKNLALSSIPAGVFGITEPIIYGVNLPKIKPFMIGCVGAFTGSLFAGALGVVQNTVGPQGILAVMNYNDNIDKVLLLVSFAISIGTSILLTFAFYKERKNEYQYSIKISQKIKKILNKIKFDNMESFEENSKKLSSEIKDKKDVIKNYEKYIQKLLKLEAKIAHLNGVEEKNKTKLYKKATKAQGNEKLDQDKIDMIVEKYNSYNLIEKINPLVIEKEDLIKQGKDVVENYRKTITELENAANKFVDDISKQTHKVELLQFKDLYWNAANAVEVGYGIVDEKKIYFTKQQKQNLLAI, from the coding sequence ATGGAAATTAATCTATATGCTCCAGTTGACTGTGAAGTAAAACACATCTCTAAATGTAGCGATGCTGTTTTTTCGGAGAAAATGCTTGGAGATGGAATAGTTGTAATACCTGAAAATGGAAAATTTTCACTTCCATTTGATAAAGCTAAGTGTAAAATGACTTTTGACACAAAACATGCTTATGGTTTTAAAATAAACAACGAATTAGATGTACTTATTCACTGTGGTATTGATACTGTTAAATTAAATGGGAAACCATTTACCCAAAAAGTTAAACTTGAACAAAACTTAAAGCTTAATGATGCAATATTTGATGTTGATCTACAAGTTTTAAAAGATAACAATGTTACAAGTGAAACTCCTATAGTATTTGATCCATCAAGTGCTGAAGATATTCAGATAGTTGGATTAAAAGAGGGAAAATATAAAAAGGGTGAATTGATTTGTAAAGTTAGTTATAAATCAGTTGCTCCAGCTAAAAGTGAAACAGGTTTAAAAGAGTTTAAATCTAAATATCAATTAGCAGGAGAATATCTTGTAAATGCAGTTGGGGGTAAAAAAAATTACTCAAGAGTTTATAACTGTATGACAAGACTTAGATTTAACATCAATGATAAATCAAAAGTTGATGAAGCTAAGATTAAACAAAATGAATTAGTCAAAGGAACAAACTGAGCTGGTGATGAATTACAGATCATTATTGGTGGTGAATGTTACAAAGTTAGAGAAGAAATAGAGAAACAAGATAGCTATTCTGGATCAACTGAAGATTCAAAACAAAAAGTTAAAAAATCATTTGGTTCTATAGTTATGGAAGGTATTGCTGGAATTATGGTTCCAATTATCCCTGTTATAATGGCGGCTGGTATATTTGGAGCTTTATATGCAATTGCTCTTCAAACTCACATAATCGTTGATATTGATAAAGTTGGAATTAAAGATGCTGATGTATTTTCTGTAGTATTATATGTATTACAAAAAGTTGGACTAAATTTAGTTGGGGTTTTCTTCATTTATAATACTGTTAAGTATTTAGGAGGAACCGAAGTAATAGCTATATTAATAGGTCTTATACTAGTTTCAAGAATTTTATTTGTACCAACAGGAATAGAAAGCACTCCTGATGATGAGTTAAAATTAGGTCATTGAATATTCAATGCTGATTATCAAATTTCAGGATGATTCTTATTTAAAATTGGTAATTATCCAATTGTTGTTAAAGCTTACGAAGGAAGTGTGTTGCCATTTATAATGGCTGGATTCTTATGTTTTTACTCTGATAAATGAATTAAAACATGAATGCCTTCTTCAATTGATGTGGTTTTCAGAGCTGCATTAATAGTTTTAATGACTGTAGTGCCAATACTGTTTGTTGCTGGTCCTGTATTAGGATTCATTGAATATTTAATGACATTATTAGTAGGATTAATAGGTCAAATTCCATTTGGGTTTGGAGTTGCTATATTTGCATTAATATGACAACCACTTGTTCTTACTGGTGTTCACGTAGCTGTTGCTATGACTATGATGTTACCTTTAATGGCTGGAGATCCAAGTGTTTCATCACCTATGTTACCTGCCGTTACTATAGCTGTTATGGGTCAATTAGGTGTATGTATTGGTGTTTCAATATTTACAAAAAATGGTAATTTAAAAAACCTAGCTCTAAGTTCAATACCTGCAGGGGTATTTGGTATAACAGAACCAATTATTTATGGAGTTAACTTACCAAAAATTAAGCCATTTATGATTGGTTGTGTAGGAGCATTTACTGGTTCTTTATTCGCAGGAGCTTTAGGGGTGGTCCAAAATACAGTGGGACCACAAGGAATACTTGCTGTAATGAATTATAATGACAACATAGACAAAGTTTTATTACTTGTTTCATTTGCAATATCTATTGGAACTTCAATATTATTAACTTTTGCATTTTACAAAGAAAGAAAAAATGAATACCAATATTCAATTAAAATTTCTCAAAAAATTAAAAAAATATTAAACAAAATAAAATTTGATAATATGGAATCATTTGAAGAAAATTCAAAAAAATTATCTTCAGAAATCAAAGATAAAAAAGATGTTATAAAAAACTATGAAAAATATATTCAAAAATTACTTAAATTAGAAGCTAAAATTGCTCATTTAAATGGTGTGGAAGAAAAAAATAAAACTAAACTATATAAAAAAGCAACTAAAGCCCAAGGTAATGAAAAACTTGATCAAGATAAAATTGATATGATAGTTGAAAAATACAACTCATACAATTTAATTGAAAAAATTAATCCTTTAGTGATTGAAAAAGAAGATTTAATCAAACAAGGAAAAGATGTTGTTGAAAATTATAGAAAAACAATTACTGAATTAGAAAATGCTGCAAATAAATTTGTAGATGACATTTCAAAACAAACTCACAAAGTTGAATTATTACAATTTAAAGATTTATATTGAAATGCAGCTAATGCTGTTGAAGTTGGTTATGGAATAGTGGATGAGAAAAAAATTTACTTTACAAAACAACAAAAGCAAAACCTATTAGCAATTTAA
- a CDS encoding cation-translocating P-type ATPase, which yields MEENLLSSEPELEKQLETNIKKGLTTEEVESKKAKYGLNELPQGKVTPWYLIFLKTLIEPILLVLMGAAIVSIVAPIISSGGHIEASEFIDAAVIFSIVLIDAVLETVQTIKARKSMDALKSLSKPRAVVIRNDMQQEIDASELVPGDIVVLEAGKYIPAELRIVESSDLTIDEANLTGESLPVEKTHLPLKESTTILAEMKNIAFMSTFITSGRAIGVVIKTGEQTEIGKIAKSINENEEESTPLEKKLNSFTYWISGLSFILAILIFTTLFFSGDSNAWANYLMVAITLAIGVIPECLAAVVSITLSISTKKMVKQNVIIKKLQAVETLGNVNFICTDKTGTLTQNKMTVKKMIMDNKILASKEYEKEKNDNHMDLFLKALVLCNDSVTEGNERIGDPTELALVDYAEIIGYDEQDSRDIWQRIDEMPFDSERKMMTTVNNINGVNTAFTKGAIDQLLQRCSKIMIDNVLRDITDEDKKELLEMANELSKDALRVLAFAYHINYDKLEDKDDLEQDLVFLGAVGMIDPVRETAVNAVRLAHEAGIEVVMITGDHAVTALAIAKDLDLAHSEYEVMNSDTLNQLDDKQLLRVIEQIKVFARVNPEHKVRIVDALKQKGNITSMTGDGVNDAPSLSKADIGVAMGITGTDVAKQASDIILTDDNFETIIKGVNEGRNVYQKIKRAIAFVIGVNLANVLAIFVLSVINSVSPLEATNILWMNLIVESIIALAMGMGANDSTLMKIKPVKGKNSLFKGLGFTLFKIILFTSIASIGAYYFGMMFLSNEELNNIIKTHENSLNDSLTFTNWFAALRSKEISVETKIEIGDYGRTAMFVAITCAPCLYANFIKLSNWKADKKLTIVTNKPLWLASLLAVSLNLVVIFIPGFNDKILNLAEVNKYSSANWYLIPGAIGIAILPSMFMLMLDGLVYITYHYRPDPWRRNRILAQELVEIDIQKEKQKRKSKKKVNQ from the coding sequence ATGGAAGAAAATCTGTTAAGTTCTGAACCAGAACTCGAAAAACAATTAGAAACTAATATTAAAAAAGGTTTAACTACTGAAGAAGTTGAATCTAAAAAGGCTAAATACGGATTAAATGAACTACCTCAAGGAAAAGTAACTCCTTGATATTTAATCTTTCTAAAAACTTTAATAGAACCAATCTTATTGGTATTGATGGGAGCTGCAATTGTATCTATAGTTGCTCCAATTATTTCAAGTGGTGGACACATTGAAGCATCAGAATTTATTGATGCAGCTGTTATTTTCTCAATTGTTTTAATTGATGCTGTTTTAGAAACAGTTCAAACAATTAAAGCAAGAAAATCAATGGATGCTTTAAAATCTCTTTCAAAACCAAGAGCTGTTGTTATAAGAAATGATATGCAACAAGAAATTGATGCTTCAGAACTTGTTCCTGGAGATATCGTTGTTTTAGAAGCAGGAAAATATATTCCAGCTGAATTAAGAATTGTTGAATCAAGTGATCTAACAATTGATGAAGCTAACTTAACCGGTGAATCATTGCCTGTTGAAAAAACACACTTACCCTTAAAAGAATCAACTACAATTCTAGCTGAAATGAAAAACATCGCATTTATGTCAACTTTCATTACATCAGGAAGAGCAATTGGGGTAGTTATTAAAACTGGTGAACAAACTGAAATTGGAAAAATAGCAAAATCAATTAATGAAAATGAAGAAGAATCAACACCATTAGAAAAGAAATTAAACTCATTTACTTACTGAATAAGTGGTTTAAGTTTCATTTTAGCTATTTTAATCTTTACTACTTTATTCTTTAGTGGAGATAGTAATGCATGAGCTAACTACTTAATGGTTGCTATTACTTTAGCAATTGGTGTTATTCCAGAATGTTTAGCAGCGGTTGTGTCTATTACTTTAAGTATAAGTACTAAAAAAATGGTTAAACAAAACGTTATTATTAAAAAACTTCAAGCAGTTGAAACTTTAGGTAATGTTAACTTTATTTGTACTGATAAAACAGGAACTTTAACTCAAAATAAAATGACTGTTAAAAAAATGATAATGGACAATAAAATTCTTGCATCAAAAGAATATGAAAAAGAAAAAAATGATAATCACATGGACTTATTCTTAAAAGCATTAGTTTTATGTAACGATTCAGTTACAGAAGGAAATGAAAGAATTGGAGATCCAACTGAACTTGCACTTGTTGATTATGCAGAAATAATAGGCTATGACGAACAAGATTCAAGAGATATTTGACAAAGAATTGATGAAATGCCTTTTGACAGTGAAAGAAAAATGATGACAACTGTTAATAACATTAATGGAGTTAATACAGCTTTCACAAAAGGAGCTATTGATCAATTACTACAAAGATGTAGCAAAATAATGATAGACAATGTCTTAAGAGACATTACTGATGAAGACAAAAAAGAATTACTTGAAATGGCAAATGAACTTTCAAAAGATGCTTTAAGAGTTCTTGCATTTGCATATCATATAAACTATGACAAATTAGAAGATAAAGATGACTTAGAACAAGACTTAGTATTCTTAGGAGCTGTTGGTATGATTGACCCAGTTAGAGAAACTGCAGTTAACGCTGTTCGTTTAGCTCACGAAGCTGGAATTGAAGTTGTTATGATTACAGGAGATCATGCTGTAACTGCTCTTGCTATTGCAAAAGACTTAGACTTAGCTCATTCTGAATATGAAGTAATGAACAGTGATACTTTAAATCAATTAGATGACAAACAATTATTAAGAGTTATTGAACAAATTAAAGTATTTGCCAGAGTTAATCCAGAGCATAAAGTTAGAATTGTTGATGCTTTAAAACAAAAAGGAAACATAACATCAATGACAGGTGATGGAGTTAATGATGCTCCAAGTTTAAGTAAAGCTGACATTGGAGTTGCTATGGGTATTACTGGAACTGATGTTGCAAAACAAGCCAGTGATATTATCTTAACTGATGACAACTTTGAAACAATTATCAAAGGAGTTAATGAGGGAAGAAACGTTTATCAAAAAATTAAGAGAGCAATTGCATTTGTTATTGGTGTAAACTTGGCAAACGTATTGGCAATCTTTGTTCTTTCTGTAATAAACTCAGTTTCTCCTTTAGAAGCTACAAATATTTTATGAATGAACTTAATTGTTGAATCAATTATTGCTCTTGCAATGGGAATGGGAGCAAATGACTCTACACTTATGAAGATCAAACCTGTTAAAGGTAAAAACTCATTGTTTAAAGGTTTAGGATTTACATTATTTAAAATAATATTATTTACATCAATTGCTTCAATTGGGGCATACTACTTTGGAATGATGTTCTTAAGTAATGAAGAATTAAATAACATTATAAAGACACATGAAAATAGTTTAAATGATTCTCTAACATTCACAAATTGATTTGCAGCTTTAAGAAGTAAAGAAATTAGTGTTGAAACAAAAATTGAAATTGGAGATTATGGTAGAACAGCAATGTTTGTTGCTATTACTTGTGCTCCATGTCTGTATGCAAACTTTATTAAATTATCAAACTGAAAAGCTGATAAGAAATTAACAATAGTTACTAACAAACCATTGTGATTAGCAAGTTTACTTGCAGTGAGTTTAAACTTAGTTGTAATTTTCATACCAGGATTTAATGATAAAATTTTAAACCTAGCTGAAGTTAATAAATACAGTTCAGCAAATTGATATTTAATTCCAGGAGCTATTGGTATTGCAATTCTTCCATCAATGTTTATGTTAATGTTAGATGGATTAGTTTATATAACTTACCACTATAGACCAGATCCTTGAAGAAGAAATAGAATTCTTGCTCAAGAGTTAGTTGAAATAGATATTCAAAAAGAAAAACAAAAAAGAAAATCAAAGAAAAAAGTAAATCAATAG
- the nrdG gene encoding anaerobic ribonucleoside-triphosphate reductase activating protein, translating to MKILKIFKETISDGPGIRYSIYVAGCLHACMGCHNMISWSFKIGRDFDKEYEQEIIDEIKSNSLINGITFSGGDPMFSAIEMIPFVKRIKKETGLNIWLYTGFTIEELIAKKDDKDEKQSSMYELLLLVDTLVDGRFVKELYDPNILYRGSSNQRLIDVKEYLDL from the coding sequence ATGAAGATTTTAAAGATCTTTAAAGAAACTATAAGTGATGGACCAGGAATTAGATATTCAATATATGTTGCTGGTTGTTTACATGCCTGTATGGGTTGTCATAATATGATTAGTTGAAGTTTTAAAATAGGAAGAGACTTTGACAAAGAATATGAACAAGAAATAATTGATGAAATAAAATCTAATTCTTTAATAAACGGGATTACCTTTAGTGGTGGAGATCCTATGTTTAGTGCTATTGAAATGATTCCTTTTGTTAAAAGAATCAAAAAAGAAACTGGTTTAAATATTTGACTTTATACTGGCTTTACAATAGAAGAATTAATAGCTAAAAAAGATGATAAAGACGAAAAACAATCATCTATGTATGAGTTGTTATTATTAGTAGATACTTTGGTTGATGGTAGATTTGTAAAAGAACTTTATGATCCCAATATTCTTTATAGGGGTAGTAGTAATCAAAGATTAATAGATGTTAAAGAATATTTGGATTTATAA
- a CDS encoding SGNH/GDSL hydrolase family protein has protein sequence MKKILAILSSLSFLTTTSSIVVSCVPSSAKINFDFDKNIGTQFDKRNAKDTSDDKTKHKGFSNFFTLGDSLSDQGGIVAIAKDELKVDVKLTGMYDKGFSNGPVTASLLNKELNFEEEEFKSSNLIHSADVDRGGEKVWGKNYSVGGATAYEAQGGLAAMLMGNTGIYKQAQALVQQQVIHEDDLFFVEIGGNDMFAILDNVKNPNKREEIMQNALENIKNSLYTLLNNGAKKIVFVTPPDMTLIPKYKDKSQSDKDIIKMIGDDFDYEITQIINKANKNYDNSILHFDLYGRFGEIISGFKELNPSNNIKDELCDSSMPDFSSGIDPKNLEIKATLKSGNVGKEDNFFFIDFVHPTKEGHKFAEKFIFKDIEDKWMNK, from the coding sequence ATGAAAAAGATTTTAGCAATACTTTCTTCTCTTAGTTTTCTAACTACAACATCATCTATAGTAGTATCTTGTGTTCCATCAAGTGCAAAAATTAATTTTGACTTTGATAAAAACATTGGTACACAATTTGATAAAAGAAATGCAAAAGATACAAGTGATGATAAAACCAAACACAAGGGGTTTTCAAACTTCTTTACACTTGGAGATTCTCTAAGTGATCAAGGTGGTATAGTTGCTATTGCAAAAGATGAATTGAAAGTTGATGTTAAGTTAACTGGAATGTATGACAAAGGATTCAGCAACGGTCCTGTAACTGCTTCTTTACTTAATAAAGAACTAAATTTCGAAGAAGAAGAATTTAAATCTTCAAACTTAATTCACTCTGCAGATGTTGATAGAGGTGGAGAAAAAGTTTGAGGAAAAAACTATTCTGTTGGTGGAGCAACTGCCTATGAAGCCCAAGGCGGGCTTGCAGCAATGTTGATGGGTAACACAGGTATCTATAAACAGGCTCAAGCCCTTGTGCAACAACAAGTAATTCACGAAGATGATTTATTTTTTGTTGAAATAGGTGGAAATGATATGTTTGCTATTTTAGATAATGTAAAAAATCCAAATAAAAGAGAAGAAATAATGCAAAACGCATTAGAAAATATTAAGAATTCTTTATATACATTATTAAATAATGGAGCCAAAAAAATAGTTTTCGTAACTCCGCCTGATATGACTTTGATTCCAAAATACAAAGATAAGTCACAATCAGACAAGGACATAATCAAAATGATCGGTGATGATTTTGATTATGAAATAACTCAAATCATAAATAAAGCAAATAAAAATTATGATAACAGTATTCTCCACTTTGACCTTTATGGAAGATTTGGAGAAATAATAAGTGGATTTAAGGAATTAAATCCAAGTAACAATATAAAAGATGAACTTTGTGATTCTTCAATGCCTGATTTTTCATCAGGTATTGATCCAAAAAATTTGGAAATTAAAGCTACTTTAAAAAGTGGCAATGTTGGAAAAGAAGACAACTTCTTCTTTATAGATTTTGTTCATCCAACAAAAGAAGGACACAAGTTCGCAGAAAAATTTATTTTTAAAGACATTGAAGATAAATGAATGAATAAGTAA
- a CDS encoding anaerobic ribonucleoside triphosphate reductase, which translates to MSDQKINYVNILDEFKQVISTTSNDIKNENANMSGNTPSGKMMKFASITAKDFALENLVKENHAQLHRKALMHIHDLDYYATKSATCVQYNIEEIFENGFKTKNGLIKEPQSIGIYAELAAIVFQTAQNEMHGGQSIPAFDYFMAPGVNKSFRKSLIKNLKHFFIFTNIKFSENKIDEIKKDERITYKNVTKSIIESYSFNYKFSDEEFEKIYNLSVHEVEKETDQAMEGFVYNLNTQHSRGGNQVVFSSINLGTDTSKEGRQVTRSLCKALENGLGNGETSIFPIVIFKVKDKVNFSEKDYQRAMSLSQEKWFDEKNKWETKNFDLFLLAIKTTSLRLFPNFMFLDQPFNQHEMWKENDKKSWYYEPATMGCRTRVFENINGDKTSVGRGNLSFTSLNLPYIALELLREENKIKDNEILFEEINIENIKKEFLNRVEKYSQEVCEQLKIRYEYQKSALAKEFPFLMKNNILSGGGKLQAEEYVEEVFNQGTLTVGFVGLAEALKALLNSHHGESNEAQEFGLEVIKKINEVALQWKQKTHLNFGVIATPAESVAGRMAKVTQKEFGVINEVTNRDYFTNSNHVPVYYKISAINKIKKEAAYHSLTLAGSISYVELDGEAKKNLHAVLSIINAMRVEGINYGSLNHPVDRCKECNYTSLIPFKCQMCGSDDISRTRRITGYLVGDLDGWNKGKQSEESERVKHNTNI; encoded by the coding sequence ATGAGTGATCAAAAAATAAATTATGTTAATATACTTGATGAGTTTAAACAAGTTATTTCAACAACTAGTAATGATATTAAAAATGAAAATGCAAACATGAGTGGTAACACTCCAAGTGGTAAAATGATGAAGTTTGCATCAATAACTGCAAAAGATTTTGCTTTAGAAAATCTTGTAAAAGAAAACCACGCACAATTACACAGAAAGGCTTTGATGCATATTCATGATTTAGATTACTATGCAACTAAATCAGCTACTTGTGTTCAATATAATATAGAAGAAATATTTGAAAATGGTTTTAAAACAAAAAATGGTTTAATTAAAGAACCTCAATCAATTGGAATATATGCAGAGTTAGCTGCAATAGTTTTTCAAACTGCACAAAATGAAATGCATGGGGGTCAATCAATTCCTGCTTTTGATTATTTTATGGCACCAGGAGTTAATAAAAGTTTTAGAAAGTCTTTAATAAAAAATTTAAAACACTTTTTTATATTTACTAATATAAAATTTAGTGAAAATAAAATAGATGAAATAAAAAAAGATGAAAGAATAACTTATAAAAATGTAACAAAAAGTATTATAGAAAGTTATTCTTTTAACTACAAATTCAGTGATGAAGAATTTGAAAAAATATATAATTTATCAGTCCATGAAGTTGAAAAAGAAACAGATCAAGCTATGGAAGGTTTTGTTTATAACTTAAATACTCAACACTCACGTGGTGGTAATCAAGTAGTTTTTTCATCTATTAATTTAGGAACAGATACATCTAAAGAGGGAAGACAAGTTACTAGATCTTTGTGCAAAGCGTTAGAAAATGGTTTGGGAAATGGTGAAACTTCAATTTTTCCAATTGTAATTTTTAAAGTAAAAGATAAAGTTAACTTTAGTGAAAAAGATTATCAAAGAGCTATGAGTCTAAGTCAAGAAAAATGATTTGATGAAAAAAATAAATGAGAAACAAAAAACTTTGATTTATTTTTATTAGCAATTAAAACAACAAGTTTAAGATTGTTTCCAAACTTTATGTTTTTAGATCAACCTTTTAACCAACACGAAATGTGAAAAGAAAATGATAAAAAATCTTGATACTACGAACCTGCAACAATGGGTTGTCGAACAAGAGTTTTTGAAAATATAAATGGAGATAAAACATCTGTTGGAAGAGGTAATTTAAGTTTTACATCTCTAAATCTACCTTACATAGCTTTAGAACTTTTAAGAGAAGAAAATAAAATTAAAGATAATGAAATATTATTTGAAGAAATTAATATTGAAAACATTAAAAAAGAATTTTTAAATAGAGTAGAAAAATATTCACAAGAAGTGTGTGAACAATTAAAGATAAGATATGAATATCAAAAAAGCGCTTTAGCAAAAGAATTTCCTTTCTTAATGAAAAATAATATTCTATCTGGAGGGGGAAAACTTCAAGCAGAAGAATATGTTGAAGAAGTTTTTAATCAAGGAACATTAACAGTTGGTTTTGTTGGTTTAGCAGAAGCTCTTAAAGCTTTATTAAATTCTCATCACGGGGAAAGCAATGAAGCTCAAGAGTTTGGTTTAGAAGTTATTAAAAAAATTAATGAAGTTGCTTTACAGTGAAAACAAAAAACTCACTTAAACTTTGGAGTTATTGCAACTCCAGCTGAATCAGTTGCAGGAAGAATGGCAAAAGTTACACAAAAAGAATTTGGAGTTATTAATGAAGTAACTAACAGAGATTACTTTACAAATTCTAACCACGTTCCTGTGTATTACAAAATAAGTGCAATCAATAAAATAAAAAAAGAAGCAGCATATCATTCTTTAACTTTAGCTGGAAGTATAAGTTATGTTGAATTAGATGGAGAAGCTAAGAAAAATCTTCATGCAGTTCTTTCTATAATTAATGCAATGAGAGTTGAAGGAATAAACTATGGTAGTTTAAATCACCCAGTTGATAGATGTAAAGAATGTAATTATACTTCTTTAATACCTTTCAAATGCCAAATGTGTGGAAGTGATGACATTTCAAGAACTAGAAGAATTACTGGGTACTTAGTTGGTGATTTAGATGGTTGAAATAAAGGTAAACAATCAGAAGAATCAGAAAGAGTAAAACACAACACTAATATCTAA